One genomic region from Kwoniella dejecticola CBS 10117 chromosome 1, complete sequence encodes:
- a CDS encoding cell division control protein 42 gives MQTIKCVVVGDGAVGKTCLLISYTTNKFPSEYVPTVFDNYAVTVMIGDDPYTLGLFDTAGQEDYDRLRPLSYPQTDVFLVCFSVTSPASFENVKEKWFPEVHHHCPGVPCLIVGTQVDLREDQNHLEKLQRQKQRPITTEQGERLARELGAVKYVECSALTQRGLKNVFDEAIVAALEPPVTKKKSKCVIL, from the exons ATGCAAACAATCAAATGTGTCGTCGTCGGTGATGGTGCCGTCGGAAA GACATGCCTGTTGATTTCCTACACCACCAACAAGTTCCCTTCCGAATACGTACCAACCGTTTTCGATAACT ATGCCGTGACAGTAATGATAGGAGATGATCCGTATACTTTGGGTTTATTCGATACGGCCGGACAAGAAGATTACGACAGATTGAGACCATTATCCTACCCGCAAACCGacgtcttcctcgtctgtTTCTCCGTCACATCACCAGCGTCATTTGAGAACGTCAAGGAGAAGTGGTTCCCAGAGGTACACCACCATTGTCCCGGTGTACCCTGTCTGATCGTTGGTACCCAAGTCGATCTGCGAGAGGACCAAAATCACTTGGAGAAGCTCCAAAGACAGAAGCAAAGACCCATCACCACTGAACAAGGAGAGAGGCTCGCAAGGGAATTAGGAGCTGTGAAATACGTTGAGTGTTCAGCATTGACTCAACGAGGTCTGAAGAATGTCttcgatgag GCCATCGTCGCTGCACTAGAACCTCcggtgacgaagaagaagtccaagtGTGT